The Mycolicibacterium flavescens genomic interval GAGATAGGCATCGAGGGTCTCCGTCAACGCCGGACCCGCGTCGGCCAGCGGCCTCATCACCTCGGTTTCCAACGCCGCGATCGCCGACACATCGCCCAGCAGTGCGCGTTCCGGGAGCAGTTCGCGCGCCGACACCGGCCGCGGCGCGCCCGACCAGCCCACGACGGCGTTCATGCCCGCGATGGCCTCGGTCGCGCTGCGGTGCGCGCTCGCCAGCGTGGTGGCGGTGGGTCCGACCACGACCGGACCCTCGGCGAACACCGTCATCATGTCGGCCAGGAACTTGTCGGTCGGGGAGAGCGCACCCGACACGATCGCGACCAGCCATGTGCCGTGCACGTCCGACAGCGCGGCGCGGCCGTTGCGCCGCACCACGTCGTGGACGTCGTCGCTGGCCAGATCGATGCGGTCGGGCTGAGGCAGCCCGACGATGACGGTGGCGGGTGCGGTGGCGTCCCAGTTCAGCGTGGCCGCTTGGGACTGCAGTTCGGGACCGACGTCGCCGCGTACCACCGCGTCGACGACGTTGGCCTCCATTCTGGTGTCCCATGCGCCGCGCGCCTCGGCCTGATCGGCGTAGGCACTGGCCGCGGCGAACGCCAGGTCGCGGCTGTAACGCAGGATGCCCGCGGTCAGCGCGGTCAGCTGCTCCTCGGAGCGGGCCAGCAGCGGCACCACTTCTTCGAAGAACTCCATGGTGACGCGCACCATCTCCACCGACTGCCGCAGCGCGATGCGCCGCCGCAGGTCCTGTGGCACCACCTCGAAGGCCTGTGCCGTGTAGCTGACGTTGCTCTGCGGGTCGCGCATCCACTCGACAAAGTTGACCACCGCGGTCTGCACGACCAGCTGGACACTGGCCCGCTGCGAGGCCTCGAGTTCGGCGAAGAACGGCAGGCGTTCCTCCATCGCGCGCACCGCTTCGGTGGCCAGTCGACCCGAATACTGCTGCAACCGGCGCAGCACCGAGTCGGGAACGGCCTCGAGGACCTCCACCGTCGACTTCGGTGGCACGAACCGGTTGTCAGGCACCTCCAAAGGCTACGCCACCGCTATGGAGGAAACCTCTAAGCGGCGGAGGTGGCTGCGCCACGCTTCCGTCCAATCGTGGCTACGCCACTTCAGGCTCAATGTCGTGGCTACGCCACTCCCGGGTCCGACGTCTGCTCGGGGGCGGCCAGCACGTCGTCGATCTCGTACTTCTTGGCCGCCTCGACCGCGACGGACTTGTCGATGTTGCCGTCGCGGGCCAGTCCTTCGAGCACGGCGACCGCGATCGACTCGCCATCGGTGTTGTAGTACCGACGCGCGGCGGGGCGGGTGTCGGAGAAGCCGAACCCATCGGTCCCCAGCGTGATGTAGGTGCCGGGAACCCACGCCCGGATCTGCTCGGGGACACCGCGCATCCAGTCCGACACCGCGATGACCGGGCCTTGGGCGTCGGCGAGCACCTTGGTGATGTACGGGGTGCCCGCCGGCTGGTCCGGATGGCGCAGCCGTCGTTTCTCGATCTCGACGCCGTCGCGGTTGAGCTCGCCCCAGCTGGTCACCGACCACACGTCGGCGGCGACATCCCATTCGTCGGCGAGCAGCTCGGCGGCCTTGAGAGCCGACGGCATGGCCACGCCCGACACCAGGATCTGAGCCGCATTGGACCGCTTCTCGGGTGTGGGCTGGTAGCGGTAGATGCCGCGCAGCAGGCCCTCGACGTCGAGGCCCTCCGGCTCCGGCGGCTGGACGTAGGGCTCGTTGTAGATCGTCATATAGAAGTAGACGTTCTCGGGGTCCTCGCCGTACATCCGGCTCAGACCGCTCTCGACGATGTAGGCGATCTCGTAGGCGAACGCCGGATCGTAGGCGACGACCGCGGGGTTGGACGCGGCCAGCAGCAGCGAATGCCCGTCGGCGTGCTGAAGGCCCTCACCCACCAGCGTGGTGCGCCCCGCCGTGGCGCCGAGAAGGAAGCCGCGCGTCATCTGGTCGGCGGCCGCCCACAGATTGTCGCCGGTACGCTGGAATCCGAACATCGAATAGAAGATGTAGATCGGGATCATCGGCTCGTTGTGCGTCGAGTAGCACGTGCCTGCCGCGATGAAACTGGCAGAGGACCCAGCCTCGTTGATTCCCTCGTGCAGGATCTGGCCGACCTCGGATTCCTTGTAGGCCAACATCAATTCGGCGTCGACCGAGGTGTACAGCTGACCGTTGCGGTTGTAAATCTTGAGGTTGGGGAACCACGAGTCCATCCCGAACGTGCGCGCCTCGTCGGGGATGATCGGCACGATGCGCCAACCGATCTCCTTGTCGCGCAACAGTTCCTTGAACGTCCGGACGGTGGCCATCGTCGTGGCCACCTCCTGCTTACCGGACCCCTTCTTGAGCGCCTTGTAAGTGTCGCGACCCGGCAGCGTCAGCGACTTGGTCTTGGTGCGACGCTCGGGCAGGAACCCGCCGAGCGCCCGCCTGCGGTCGAGCATGTAGCGGATCTCGGGTGCTTCCGGGCCGGGGTGGTAGTACGGCGGAAGGTACGGGTTCTCCTCGAGTTGCTCGTCACTGATCGGGATGCGCTGGGCATCGCGGAAGTACTTGAGGTCTTCGAGCGCAAGCTTTTTCATCTGATGGGTGGCGTTGCGGCCCTGGAAGTGCGCGCCCAACGAGTAACCCTTGATGGTCTTGGCCAGGATGACCGTCGGCTGGCCCTTGTGCTCCATGGCGGCGCGGTAGGCGGCGTAGACCTTGCGGTAGTCGTGGCCGCCGCGTTTGAGGTTCCAGATCTCGGAGTCCGACATCTTCTCGACGAGCGCCTTGGTGCGGGGATCGCGGCCGAAGAAGTGGTCGCGCACGTAGGCGCCGTCGTTGGCCTTATAGGTCTGGTAGTCGCCGTCGGGCGTGCTGTTCATCAGGTTGACCAGCGCGCCGTCGCGGTCGGCGTGCAGCAGCGCATCCCATTCGCGGCCCCACACCACCTTGATGACGTTCCAGCCGGCCCCGCGGAAGAACGATTCGAGCTCCTGAATGATCTTGCCGTTTCCGCGTACCGGCCCGTCGAGGCGCTGCAGGTTGCAGTTGACCACGAAGGTGAGGTTGTCCAGCCCTTCCAGCGCGGCGACGTGCGCCAAGCCCCGGCTCTCGGGTTCGTCCATCTCCCCGTCGCCGAGGAACGCCCACACGTGCTGATCGGAGGTGTCCCTGATCTCCCGGTCCTGCAGGTAATGGTTGAACCGGGCCTGGTAGATGGCGTTCATCGGGCCCAGCCCCATGGAGACCGTTGGGAACTCCCAGAAGTCGGGCATCAGGCGCGGATGCGGGTACGACGGCAGCCCGCCGCCGGGGTGGCTGTGCTCCTGACGGAAGCCGTCGAGTTGGTCGGCCGACAGGCGTCCTTCCAGGTACGCGCGGGCGTAGATGCCCGGTGAGGCGTGACCTTGGATGAACACGTGGTCGCCGCCGCCGGGATGCTGCTTGCCGCGGAAGAAGTGGTTGAAGCCGACCTCGTAAAGCGCGGCCGACGACGCGTAGGTCGAAATATGGCCGCCGACACCGACTCCCGGCCGTTGTGCGCGGTGCACCATGATCGCGGCGTTCCACCGGATCCAGGTGCGGTAGCGGCGTTCGACGTCCTCGTCGCCGGGAAACCACGGCTCCAGCTCGGTGGGGATGGTGTTGACGTAATCGGTCGACGTCAGCGACGGGATGGCCACGCGCTGTTCGCCGGCGCGTTCGAGCAGACGCAACATCATGTAGCGCGCCCGCGCGGGGCCGGACTGTTCGAGCAGCTGATCGAACGATTCCAGCCATTCGCCGGTCTCTTCGGGATCGATGTCGGGCAAGTACGACGCGACGCCTTCGCGGATCACCCTGACCCGGTCGTGTTCGGCTGCGTTGGTGGAGTTTTGGGCCAGGTCCTGGCGCGCGAACTCGGTGGTCAACTTCCGCTCCTTGGTAGGCGGTTCGGGTGCCCCCGCTCCTCGCGCAGATGTTTTCTGCGCTCGAACCGTGAGCGACGGGTTCCATCCTTCTCCCATCCTGCCCCACACGCACCGGTGGGGGTTGCCGACTGCAATGAACCGGCGGTCGCCGGAGCGACCCGGTAACGTCTGCAGCCGTGGTGATCGGTGCGCTGGTGCAAAAATCGCTGCGGATCGGCGCACTCGTGGTCGGCATCTCGGCCGCGGCCGCCATGGTCGTCGTGGGCTGCAGCAGCGTCACCGAGGGCTCCGCACAGGTGGACGCAGCCGAGGCGCCGGTGTACCGCGCGTCGGTGTCGGCCTCGCTGGCGGAGTCGGCGGCCAGCTCCAGCGCCAGGGAGTCGGAACGTCAGGCCACGATCACCAAGGAGGCGATCCACTCGTCGTGCGAAACGCTGAGCTCCACCAGCGTCGAGGCGATCACCGCGGTCAACGCCTTCGTCGATGCGTTCAACCGGAGCGCGGGCGACGTCCCCGCCAAGGCACGGCCCGCGATCGATGCCCTGAACCACAGCGCCGACATGGTCGCGCGCTCAATCGCCGATCCGCTGGGTCCTGAGCTGACCGATGCGCTCAACGGCTGGGTGGGCGCCGCCAGGGACGTGGCCACCGCGATCGCCGGCAACTACGGGCCGGACGAGTTCAACGCCGCGATTACCACGCTCAACGACACCAAGACCACCGCGCTCAACCTCTGCGACGCCGCGTATTGACCAGGCGGTTATTTGGCCAACCTTGCTGCCAGTCGCGTGCGGGTGCACTGCTTCGTGCGACGATAGGGCGCAGGACAATCGCCTACGAGATGCCGAGCGCAACGTGCGCCCGAGCCGGCTGAAGGAGGACCGACCGTGGTCGCGGCGGATGACGCCCCGAACTACGCCCACAGACTGGGCATCCAAAAAGATCAGGTTGTACAGGAACTGGGCTGGGACGAGGACGTCGACGACGACATCCGAGCCGACATCGAGGAAGCGTGCGGCGGGGAGCTGCTCGACGAGGATGCCGACGAGGTCATCGACGTCGTACTGCTCTGGTGGCGTGACGACGACGGGGACCTCGTGGATGCGCTGATGGACGCCATCACTCCGTTGGCCGACGACGGCGTCATCTGGGTGGTGACCCCGAAGACGGGCAAACCCGGCCACGTCCAACCGGCCGAGGTCGCCGAGTCGGCGCCCACCGCCGGCCTGATGCAGACGTCATCGGCCAACCTCGGTGACTGGATCGCCACCCGGCTGGTGCAGCCGAAGTCGAAGGCAGCGGGGAGGCGCGGATGAGCGCTTGCGCGAAGACCAGAAGGACGCGGATGAGCGCTTGCGCGAAGACCAGAGGGCTGCGATGACGATCGAGGTCGGCACCGAGGCACCCGATTTCACGCTCAAGGACCAGAACGGTCAGCCCGTCACGCTGAGCGATTTCCGGGGCGCCAAGAACGTACTGCTGGTGTTCTTCCCGCTGGCGTTCACCGGCATCTGCCAGGGTGAACTCGACGAGATCCGGGACAAGCTGCCCGTGTACGAGAACGACGACACCGCGACGCTGGCGATCTCGGTGGGCCCGCCGCCGACCCACAAGATCTGGGCCACCCAGAGCGGTTTCACGTTCCCTGTGCTGTCGGACTTCTGGCCGCACGGCGAGGTCGCGATGGCCTACGGGGTGTTCAACCAGGCCGCCGGCATCGCCAACCGCGGAACGTTCGCCGTCGACCGCGGCGGGATCGTCCGGTTCGCCGAGATGAAGGAGCCAGGGGAGCCGCGCGATCAGGCACTGTGGACGGACGCGCTGGCCGCGCTGCGCTCCGGTTGAGGTGATTTCGTGTGTGACCTCGCCAACGTGTAATTTGCCCAGACGAGGGCGCGTAGCTCAGTGGTAGAGCTCTGGTTTTACACACCAGCGGTCGGCGGTTCGATACCGTCCGCGCCCACCGAATTTCTCATACGATCTGCGGGTTAGTTCGAGGCCCTCCGACGGAACGAGACGACCCATATCCGACACCGCGTTCCAGATGTTGGCGATCGGCCTGTACTTCGCCATGATGCTCGC includes:
- a CDS encoding alkyl hydroperoxide reductase, which translates into the protein MTIEVGTEAPDFTLKDQNGQPVTLSDFRGAKNVLLVFFPLAFTGICQGELDEIRDKLPVYENDDTATLAISVGPPPTHKIWATQSGFTFPVLSDFWPHGEVAMAYGVFNQAAGIANRGTFAVDRGGIVRFAEMKEPGEPRDQALWTDALAALRSG
- a CDS encoding Protein of uncharacterised function (DUF3052), producing the protein MVAADDAPNYAHRLGIQKDQVVQELGWDEDVDDDIRADIEEACGGELLDEDADEVIDVVLLWWRDDDGDLVDALMDAITPLADDGVIWVVTPKTGKPGHVQPAEVAESAPTAGLMQTSSANLGDWIATRLVQPKSKAAGRRG
- a CDS encoding regulator of polyketide synthase expression — translated: MPDNRFVPPKSTVEVLEAVPDSVLRRLQQYSGRLATEAVRAMEERLPFFAELEASQRASVQLVVQTAVVNFVEWMRDPQSNVSYTAQAFEVVPQDLRRRIALRQSVEMVRVTMEFFEEVVPLLARSEEQLTALTAGILRYSRDLAFAAASAYADQAEARGAWDTRMEANVVDAVVRGDVGPELQSQAATLNWDATAPATVIVGLPQPDRIDLASDDVHDVVRRNGRAALSDVHGTWLVAIVSGALSPTDKFLADMMTVFAEGPVVVGPTATTLASAHRSATEAIAGMNAVVGWSGAPRPVSARELLPERALLGDVSAIAALETEVMRPLADAGPALTETLDAYLDSGGAIEACARKLFVHPNTVRYRLRRIADFTGRDPTLPRDAYVLRVAITVGRLGRQPYQTSTANMINPARSALRPAPLNPQLDKP
- the aceE gene encoding pyruvate dehydrogenase E1 component, homodimeric type, producing MTTEFARQDLAQNSTNAAEHDRVRVIREGVASYLPDIDPEETGEWLESFDQLLEQSGPARARYMMLRLLERAGEQRVAIPSLTSTDYVNTIPTELEPWFPGDEDVERRYRTWIRWNAAIMVHRAQRPGVGVGGHISTYASSAALYEVGFNHFFRGKQHPGGGDHVFIQGHASPGIYARAYLEGRLSADQLDGFRQEHSHPGGGLPSYPHPRLMPDFWEFPTVSMGLGPMNAIYQARFNHYLQDREIRDTSDQHVWAFLGDGEMDEPESRGLAHVAALEGLDNLTFVVNCNLQRLDGPVRGNGKIIQELESFFRGAGWNVIKVVWGREWDALLHADRDGALVNLMNSTPDGDYQTYKANDGAYVRDHFFGRDPRTKALVEKMSDSEIWNLKRGGHDYRKVYAAYRAAMEHKGQPTVILAKTIKGYSLGAHFQGRNATHQMKKLALEDLKYFRDAQRIPISDEQLEENPYLPPYYHPGPEAPEIRYMLDRRRALGGFLPERRTKTKSLTLPGRDTYKALKKGSGKQEVATTMATVRTFKELLRDKEIGWRIVPIIPDEARTFGMDSWFPNLKIYNRNGQLYTSVDAELMLAYKESEVGQILHEGINEAGSSASFIAAGTCYSTHNEPMIPIYIFYSMFGFQRTGDNLWAAADQMTRGFLLGATAGRTTLVGEGLQHADGHSLLLAASNPAVVAYDPAFAYEIAYIVESGLSRMYGEDPENVYFYMTIYNEPYVQPPEPEGLDVEGLLRGIYRYQPTPEKRSNAAQILVSGVAMPSALKAAELLADEWDVAADVWSVTSWGELNRDGVEIEKRRLRHPDQPAGTPYITKVLADAQGPVIAVSDWMRGVPEQIRAWVPGTYITLGTDGFGFSDTRPAARRYYNTDGESIAVAVLEGLARDGNIDKSVAVEAAKKYEIDDVLAAPEQTSDPGVA